In Dolichospermum flos-aquae CCAP 1403/13F, the following proteins share a genomic window:
- the metG gene encoding methionine--tRNA ligase produces MNLVNKTEKTFALTTPLYYVNDVPHIGSAYTTIAADVVARFNRLQGHQVLLITGTDEHGQKIQRSAASLGKPPQDFCDEIVPSFVRLWDLLDIQYDRFSRTTAPRHEAIVKEFFQRVWENGDIYQGEQKGWYCVSCEEFKEERDLLADKHCPIHTNKQVEWRDEQNYFFRLSKYQTQLEEFYQSHPDFIQPVSRRNEVFNFVTQGLQDFSISRVNLDWGFPVPVDSQHTLYVWFDALLGYVTALLEPDAEPTLANALQTWWPINLHLIGKDILRFHAVYWPAMLMSAGLPLPDRVFGHGFLTKDGQKMGKTLGNTLDPIALVENYGSDAVRYYFLKEIEFGKDGDFNEIRFINVLNADLANDLGNLLNRTLNMVKKYCASQVPSISHSDIPSENPLKAIGLQLGEKVKQAYTALAFNEACHYVLSLVQASNKFIDDQAPWSLYKQGKQEEVEAVLYAVLESVRLAAYLLSPIIPNISSDIYQQLGWGINFNEQKESAILAPFCTHSTWGILSEQQILGTPKPVFKRIETSK; encoded by the coding sequence ATGAATCTTGTGAATAAAACAGAAAAGACTTTTGCACTGACCACACCACTATACTATGTCAATGATGTCCCCCATATTGGCAGTGCTTATACAACTATAGCAGCGGATGTAGTAGCCAGATTTAATCGCTTGCAGGGGCATCAGGTGCTACTAATTACAGGTACAGATGAACATGGTCAAAAAATTCAGCGTTCAGCAGCGAGTTTAGGAAAACCACCACAGGATTTTTGTGATGAAATTGTCCCCAGTTTTGTCAGATTGTGGGATTTACTCGATATTCAATATGACCGCTTTAGTCGAACTACAGCACCCCGTCACGAAGCCATAGTTAAAGAGTTCTTCCAGCGGGTTTGGGAAAATGGCGATATTTACCAAGGAGAACAAAAGGGTTGGTACTGCGTTTCCTGTGAAGAGTTTAAGGAAGAACGGGATTTACTCGCAGATAAACACTGTCCCATTCATACTAACAAACAAGTAGAGTGGCGAGATGAGCAGAACTATTTCTTCCGCTTGTCTAAATATCAAACTCAGTTGGAGGAATTTTATCAATCTCACCCAGATTTTATCCAACCTGTCAGCAGACGAAATGAAGTTTTCAATTTTGTCACCCAAGGTTTACAGGATTTTTCGATTTCGCGGGTAAATCTTGATTGGGGTTTTCCCGTACCTGTGGATTCTCAACATACATTATATGTGTGGTTTGATGCTCTTTTAGGTTATGTTACAGCATTGTTAGAACCAGATGCAGAACCAACCTTAGCTAATGCTTTACAAACATGGTGGCCGATTAATCTGCACTTGATTGGTAAAGATATTTTACGCTTTCATGCTGTGTACTGGCCAGCAATGTTGATGTCAGCGGGATTACCTTTACCAGACAGGGTATTTGGACATGGTTTTTTAACTAAAGATGGTCAAAAAATGGGCAAGACTTTAGGTAATACTCTTGATCCTATCGCTTTAGTGGAAAATTATGGTAGTGATGCCGTTCGTTATTACTTCCTTAAGGAAATCGAATTTGGGAAGGATGGCGATTTTAATGAAATTAGGTTCATTAATGTTTTGAATGCAGATTTAGCAAATGATTTAGGTAATTTGTTAAATCGGACTTTAAACATGGTGAAGAAATACTGCGCTAGTCAAGTACCGTCCATTAGCCATTCAGACATTCCATCGGAAAATCCTTTGAAAGCGATAGGGTTACAGTTGGGAGAAAAGGTGAAACAAGCATACACAGCATTAGCTTTCAATGAAGCCTGTCACTATGTTTTATCTCTGGTGCAAGCCAGTAATAAGTTTATTGATGATCAAGCCCCTTGGTCATTATATAAACAAGGTAAACAGGAGGAAGTGGAAGCGGTGCTATATGCGGTTCTGGAATCTGTAAGATTAGCAGCTTATCTTCTATCCCCAATTATTCCTAATATCAGCAGTGATATTTATCAGCAATTAGGCTGGGGGATCAATTTTAATGAACAAAAAGAAAGTGCAATTTTAGCTCCTTTTTGTACCCACTCAACCTGGGGAATATTATCCGAACAACAAATATTGGGAACACCAAAACCAGTTTTTAAACGGATAGAAACATCAAAATAA
- a CDS encoding alpha/beta fold hydrolase, with product MPAVDPQPCFLTPKPVQSNSPLFIYLPGMDGSGELLQTQISELASCLDIRCLAIPKNYLATWDVLARNVLDLIHAELETSCQRPIYLCGESFGGCLAMQVAIQSPQLFKRIILINPASSLHQQFWFNWISQMTQFVPSSLFNLGALGLLPFLASLARISQSDRYRLLTAMRSLPSATVNWRLSLLRDFHVDKNDLQRLTQEILLIGSGSDLLLPSVSEIARLAEILPNNRTFLLPNSGHACLLEKDVNLYQILKDNDFLEFNINTPKFITSTASSMITKSM from the coding sequence ATGCCAGCAGTTGATCCTCAACCTTGTTTTTTAACTCCAAAACCAGTACAATCAAATTCCCCGTTATTCATCTATTTACCAGGAATGGATGGGAGTGGTGAATTATTGCAAACCCAAATCTCTGAATTAGCCTCTTGTTTAGATATTCGTTGCTTGGCTATACCCAAAAACTATCTTGCGACTTGGGACGTTTTAGCAAGGAATGTTTTGGACTTAATTCACGCTGAATTGGAAACAAGCTGTCAACGCCCAATATACCTATGTGGTGAATCTTTTGGTGGTTGTTTAGCAATGCAAGTCGCAATTCAATCACCGCAGTTATTTAAACGGATTATTTTAATTAATCCCGCTTCATCTTTGCACCAGCAATTCTGGTTTAATTGGATATCCCAGATGACTCAGTTTGTGCCATCATCCCTATTTAATCTGGGTGCATTAGGGTTATTACCGTTTCTGGCATCATTAGCACGGATTTCTCAAAGCGATCGCTATAGACTGCTTACAGCTATGCGTTCCCTGCCCTCAGCAACGGTAAACTGGCGTTTATCATTGCTGCGAGATTTCCACGTTGATAAAAACGATTTACAACGGCTAACACAAGAAATTTTACTCATTGGGAGTGGTAGCGATCTTTTATTGCCTTCCGTCAGTGAAATCGCCAGATTAGCGGAGATATTACCAAATAATCGGACATTTCTCCTCCCAAATAGCGGTCATGCTTGTTTACTAGAGAAAGATGTGAATCTCTATCAAATTCTCAAAGATAACGATTTTTTAGAATTTAATATTAATACACCAAAATTTATCACATCAACAGCAAGTTCCATGATCACCAAGTCTATGTGA
- a CDS encoding LabA-like NYN domain-containing protein: protein MLNNFENDSIFTPEQVLENRGRVAIFIDGSNLFYAALQLGIEIDYTKLLCRLTGGSRLLRAFFYTGVDRTNEKQQGFLLWMRRNGYRVIAKDLVQLPDGSKKANLDVEIAVDMMALCDSYDTAVLVSGDGDLAYAVNSVSYRGVRVEVVSLRSMTSDSLINVSDRYIDLEAIKEDIQKTPRQSYPYRPLSSMGFLDDHRDNSRHLEVPE from the coding sequence ATGTTGAACAATTTTGAAAACGACTCAATATTTACGCCAGAACAAGTTTTGGAAAATCGGGGTCGGGTGGCTATCTTTATTGATGGCTCAAACTTATTTTATGCGGCGCTTCAACTGGGAATCGAAATTGATTATACTAAGTTATTGTGCCGTTTAACTGGTGGATCAAGGCTGTTACGCGCTTTTTTCTACACAGGTGTAGATCGGACAAATGAGAAGCAACAGGGCTTTTTGTTGTGGATGCGTCGCAATGGTTATCGAGTGATTGCTAAGGATTTGGTGCAATTACCAGATGGCTCTAAAAAAGCTAACTTAGATGTAGAAATAGCTGTTGATATGATGGCTTTGTGCGATTCCTATGATACCGCAGTTTTAGTCAGCGGTGACGGTGATTTGGCTTATGCTGTCAATTCTGTGAGCTATCGTGGTGTGAGGGTCGAGGTGGTGAGTTTGCGTTCTATGACTAGTGATAGTTTAATTAATGTGAGCGATCGCTATATTGATTTAGAAGCTATCAAAGAAGATATCCAAAAAACTCCCCGCCAAAGTTATCCATATCGGCCATTGTCTAGTATGGGCTTTTTAGACGATCATCGAGATAATAGTAGACATTTAGAAGTTCCAGAATAA
- a CDS encoding DUF1815 family protein: protein MFLRLANEHRQFIQDLVMNLQALAVVLERHGYPASCYTCGNQMNSASFMVSLGDNHLIRFLVSDYGITWTEMRDDRELMKLEGAEAINQLQELATLVKEAIQTSKNTEYSSPKGKRILQNTVGSGKTHR from the coding sequence GTGTTTTTAAGACTAGCAAACGAACATAGACAATTTATTCAAGATTTGGTAATGAATTTGCAAGCCTTAGCGGTTGTACTAGAACGGCATGGTTATCCTGCTTCCTGCTATACTTGCGGCAATCAGATGAACAGTGCATCCTTTATGGTCAGCTTAGGAGACAACCATCTAATTCGCTTTTTAGTATCCGACTATGGAATTACTTGGACAGAAATGCGTGATGATCGGGAATTAATGAAATTAGAAGGTGCGGAAGCGATTAACCAGTTACAAGAACTAGCTACCCTTGTCAAAGAGGCAATACAAACCTCTAAAAATACTGAGTATTCATCTCCCAAAGGCAAACGGATCTTACAGAATACTGTGGGAAGTGGGAAAACCCACCGATAG